In the genome of Dermacentor silvarum isolate Dsil-2018 chromosome 1, BIME_Dsil_1.4, whole genome shotgun sequence, one region contains:
- the LOC125942567 gene encoding uncharacterized protein LOC125942567, with protein sequence MEYGNAERSSSYAASCTVPQGDERGRSDLPRNILTNVPSVSNETIRVNTGTLNVLPNRSCVDFGDAWRLPSAWIRPVVGSSWQGGNWPSFGFGQQPPGAVGGRGQTPSMPLPSRHAAPQQPTFPYGRERNPAASVDHRAPLHRGRWPYSNEAPYHNRESPYRITPVRGQRPLLPDDRQHAPGNTTCTSLSSHREVAAGRAPKSLPAPGAAADNPDAVSARREAALAVQSALTHSGAGDAPTAAAKGSITICDNAGQPSRDFDPSHSTLASKDRDGMPKKRLCAFSSSTGADRRSYDRQVSNDCPVENAKCEGEDDGLILLDMGCYEEPTASVPRHCSC encoded by the coding sequence ATGGAATACGGCAACGCTGAGCGTTCATCGTCGTACGCCGCGTCATGTACGGTTCCTCAAGGCGACGAAAGGGGGAGAAGCGACCTGCCCCGAAATATCTTGACCAACGTGCCCAGCGTCTCGAACGAAACGATTCGAGTCAACACAGGGACCTTGAACGTTTTGCCCAACAGAAGCTGCGTCGATTTCGGAGACGCTTGGCGCCTACCTAGTGCCTGGATCCGACCGGTCGTAGGTAGCTCATGGCAAGGCGGCAACTGGCCATCATTCGGGTTCGGTCAGCAGCCACCGGGGGCAGTTGGCGGTCGTGGACAAACTCCGTCGATGCCGTTACCCAGCCGTCATGCTGCACCACAGCAGCCTACGTTCCCTTACGGTCGGGAACGCAATCCAGCTGCTTCTGTTGATCACAGAGCGCCCTTGCACCGAGGCAGGTGGCCGTATTCCAACGAGGCGCCGTACCACAATCGCGAGTCGCCTTACCGGATAACACCAGTGCGCGGTCAACGCCCGCTGCTGCCCGATGACCGCCAGCACGCTCCTGGCAATACAACGTGCACATCGCTTTCATCGCACCGTGAGGTCGCGGCAGGCCGGGCTCCCAAGAGCCTTCCCGCACCTGGTGCGGCTGCAGACAATCCCGACGCGGTGTCAGCGCGACGTGAAGCTGCGCTGGCCGTACAATCGGCGCTGACACATTCTGGAGCTGGTGACGCTCCGACAGCTGCTGCCAAAGGGAGCATTACAATTTGTGACAACGCCGGGCAACCTTCGAGGGATTTTGACCCGTCCCACTCAACATTAGCATCAAAGGATCGCGACGGCATGCCAAAAAAGCGGCTGTGCGCTTTCTCCTCTTCGACTGGGGCCGACCGACGAAGCTACGACCGGCAAGTTTCGAACGATTGTCCAGTGGAAAATGCCAAATGCGAAGGGGAAGATGACGGTCTCATTTTGCTGGATATGGGTTGCTACGAGGAGCCTACAGCGTCCGTGCCCCGCCATTGTTCGTGCTGA